The Mixophyes fleayi isolate aMixFle1 chromosome 1, aMixFle1.hap1, whole genome shotgun sequence genome includes a region encoding these proteins:
- the LOC142137293 gene encoding extracellular superoxide dismutase [Cu-Zn]-like, whose amino-acid sequence MCSKIYPTIIFFISISFGTKAEGGPACQGETLTDISQKVNQLWTVLLNDVPFQNNANRSVYATCNLQPNPKLNVTDIKVTGQVLLKQVYPNGKLQAIFTVEGFPMDVNQSSRAIHIHSYGDLSNGCDSAGGHYNPLSVNHPNHPGDFGNFRVRNGKIQQHLTNLEATLFGPFSAVGKSIVIHKLADDLGKGNNQASLENGNAGARLACCVIGSCSNTNWDKYIKDNESLKNPRVARRLKPQRSNN is encoded by the coding sequence ATGTGCTCCAAGATTTACCCAACTATTATCTTCTTTATTTCAATTTCCTTTGGAACCAAAGCGGAAGGGGGGCCAGCTTGCCAAGGTGAAACATTAACAGATATCTCCCAGAAGGTAAATCAGTTATGGACCGTGCTACTCAATGACGTTCCCTTTCAGAACAATGCAAATAGGTCGGTCTATGCCACATGTAACCTACAACCAAATCCAAAACTGAATGTGACCGATATTAAAGTCACAGGACAAGTCTTGCTCAAACAGGTCTATCCAAATGGAAAGCTACAAGCCATCTTCACTGTAGAGGGGTTTCCTATGGACGTCAATCAGTCTTCTAGAGCAATTCACATCCACAGCTACGGTGACCTCAGCAACGGCTGCGACTCTGCCGGCGGACACTACAATCCATTATCCGTAAACCACCCAAACCACCCTGGAGATTTTGGGAATTTTCGTGTCCGAAACGGGAAGATCCAGCAACACCTCACAAATCTTGAGGCTACCCTATTTGGCCCGTTTTCCGCTGTTGGTAAATCAATCGTTATCCACAAACTGGCGGATGACCTTGGTAAAGGCAATAACCAGGCCAGTCTGGAAAATGGAAACGCCGGCGCACGTCTTGCTTGTTGTGTGATTGGTTCCTGCAGCAACACGAACTGGGATAAATACATTAAAGATAACGAAAGTCTGAAGAATCCAAGAGTCGCAAGACGGCTGAAACCGCAGAGATCCAACAACTAA